In Topomyia yanbarensis strain Yona2022 chromosome 2, ASM3024719v1, whole genome shotgun sequence, one DNA window encodes the following:
- the LOC131683452 gene encoding mediator of RNA polymerase II transcription subunit 28: MASSSNVNGNLVDELEEAFQSCIHALTKEESATGVDKDEIKLEVDQTTLKFIDLARQMEAFFLQKRFLLSALKPDLLLKEENFDLKQEIARKDELIRKHYEKIESWKNLLSDQQNYNKPIQALPPEMRGNLAGGAPGVPGMMPGGMGMPMQNSMQVQQMQAQQQQMQMLQAQQMQQMQSMPIGANPQLFPQPGGGRGVGAGGPGFQQSQNLQGPLAYLEKTASNIDLVGMGDGRR, translated from the exons ATGGCTTCCTCTTCCAACGTAAATGGTAACCTTGTTGATGAGTTGGAAGAAGCTTTTCAG TCATGCATTCATGCCCTAACAAAAGAAGAATCTGCAACCGGCGTAGATAAGGATGAAATCAAGCTGGAAGTAGATCAAACGACACTGAAATTTATTGATTTGGCGCGTCAAATGGAAGCATTTTTCCTGCAAAAACGTTTCCTTTTGTCCGCACTCAAACCGGACTTGCTGCTAAAAGAGGAAAACTTTGATCTCAAGCAGGAGATAGCCAGAAAAGATGAGTTGATTCGTAAGCACTACGAAAAAATTGAATCATGGAAAAACCTGCTATCGGATCAACAAAACTACAATAAGCCGATCCAAGCGCTTCCCCCAGAGATGCGTGGTAACCTGGCGGGTGGAGCTCCAGGTGTTCCGGGCATGATGCCCGGCGGAATGGGAATGCCGATGCAG AATTCGATGCAAGTTCAACAAATGCAAGCCCAACAGCAGCAAATGCAAATGCTCCAGGCTCAGCAAATGCAGCAGATGCAATCAATGCCAATAGGGGCTAATCCACAACTTTTTCCTCAACCCGGCGGAGGTCGTGGTGTTGGAGCTGGCGGCCCTGGTTTTCAACAAAGTCAAAATCTCCAAGGACCGTTAGCTTATTTGGAGAAAACTGCTAGCAATATAG ATCTAGTTGGAATGGGAGACGGTCGAAGGTGA
- the LOC131683453 gene encoding E3 ubiquitin-protein ligase COP1-like isoform X1 translates to MTTRRQLSDVQSSSSSGAGTMSGGGGGIAGGGGGLSDSIMSSSGKKRMNALNGIPASIDNKSNDFLCPICFDIISEAHITKCGHTFCHHCILKSIEITKKCPKCNYTLPSHESIVPNYLLNDLITKFKLKGKRNDSSNTQSGDSADTLKQFLATESKKLSLSDVNVMLEILNQRKLLLEAESCAAQNRLLHEFLKHLLQQKEQQQLQVANEIALIKNDIMDVEKILKEVQSSCPTVEEVENSVKDEKDEHVVAIKKEIIQIIDKIDTITVPSNRSETSSEGFNLYKNDPKSSSFMARKQRMYQHFDDFVQCYFAARSEELYFGKDRSFSSGSLDTSTPTRSLDTTRSSRSLDTFRENLIKFSKYSALRPLATLNYSCESSNVSTIVSSIEFDKDSEYFAIAGVTKRIKIFDYYSAIRDAAVDINYPINEMVCNNKISCVIWNNYFKEVLASSDYEGIVSVWDVSTKTRTKAYEEHDKRCWCVDFNEVDTRLLASGSDDAQVKLWSLNVDHSVATIKARANVCCVKFNPKSSCHLAFGSADHCVHYYDLRNIKEPLCVFRGHKKAVSYVKFLNTTEIVSAGTDGQLKLWNINSPPYCLRSFTGHINEKNFAGLATNNDYLACGSEDNSLCVYYKGLSKQLFNLKFSPSSTNRSISDTERSTEGNDFVSAVCWRKQSNIIIAGNSEGIIKILEIV, encoded by the coding sequence ATGACAACCCGTAGGCAGCTGTCGGATGTACAGTCTTCGTCCTCCAGCGGAGCTGGGACTATGTCAGGCGGTGGTGGAGGAATAGCAGGAGGAGGAGGTGGTTTAAGTGATTCTATAATGTCTTCCTCAGGCAAGAAACGAATGAATGCACTGAACGGAATACCGGCTAGTATCGACAACAAGAGCAACGACTTTTTGTGTCCTATTTGCTTCGATATTATCAGCGAAGCGCACATTACAAAGTGCGGTCACACTTTCTGCCACCACTGTATACTCAAGTCCATAGAGATTACGAAAAAGTGTCCAAAGTGCAATTACACGCTACCATCTCACGAGTCTATTGTGCCGAATTATTTGCTTAACGACTTGATTACCAAGTTCAAGTTGAAAGGGAAGCGAAACGACTCTAGCAACACGCAGTCCGGAGATTCTGCTGACACGCTGAAGCAATTTCTGGCGACAGAATCTAAGAAGCTCTCGTTATCTGATGTGAACGTTATGCTTGAGATTCTGAATCAGAGAAAGTTGCTGCTCGAGGCGGAATCTTGCGCTGCTCAGaatcgattattacacgaatttCTGAAGCATTTGTTGCAACAAAAAGAACAACAGCAGCTACAGGTAGCGAATGAAATAGCGCTGATCAAAAATGACATAATGGACGTGGAGAAAATTCTGAAGGAGGTCCAGAGTAGTTGCCCCACGGTAGAGGAAGTGGAAAACAGTGTAAAGGATGAGAAGGATGAACATGTAGTCGCTATCAAAAAGGAAATAATTCAGataattgataaaattgacACAATAACCGTCCCATCGAACCGCAGCGAGACTTCCAGCGAAGGTTTCAATCTGTATAAAAACGACCCCAAATCGTCGTCATTTATGGCACGAAAACAGCGTATGTATCAGCACTTTGACGACTTCGTACAGTGCTACTTTGCGGCAAGAAGTGAAGAACTATACTTTGGAAAAGACCGATCGTTTAGCTCTGGATCACTGGACACTTCCACACCGACACGTTCTCTCGATACAACGCGATCTAGTCGGTCATTGGACACCTTTCGAGAAAATCTAATAAAATTTTCCAAATACAGTGCCCTCCGACCACTAGCTACATTGAACTACTCGTGTGAATCTAGTAACGTGTCGACTATTGTTTCTAGTATCGAATTTGATAAGGATAGTGAATATTTTGCAATTGCTGGTGTCACAAAGCGAATCAAAATTTTCGACTACTACAGTGCGATTCGGGACGCTGCAGTGGATATAAACTACCCTATCAACGAAATGGTATGCAATAATAAAATCTCATGTGTAATATGGAACAACTATTTCAAAGAAGTCCTGGCATCGAGCGATTATGAAGGAATCGTTTCAGTTTGGGACGTAAGCACTAAAACGCGAACAAAAGCGTACGAAGAACATGACAAACGATGTTGGTGTGTTGACTTCAATGAGGTGGATACAAGATTGCTAGCATCCGGTTCCGATGATGCCCAAGTTAAGCTTTGGTCACTCAATGTGGATCATTCGGTGGCTACCATCAAAGCAAGGGCCAATGTATGTTGTGTAAAATTCAACCCGAAAAGCTCGTGTCACCTGGCGTTTGGTTCGGCTGATCACTGCGTACATTACTATGATCTACGCAATATTAAGGAACCACTATGTGTGTTCAGAGGCCATAAAAAGGCTGTATCATACGTAAAGTTTTTAAATACTACTGAAATTGTGTCGGCAGGAACAGACGGTCAGTTAAAACTGTGGAATATCAATTCACCGCCCTACTGTCTACGATCGTTCACTGGTCACATAAATGAGAAAAACTTTGCCGGATTAGCGACAAATAATGACTATCTGGCTTGCGGTAGCGAAGACAACTCTCTGTGCGTGTACTACAAGGGTTTGTCCAAGCAGTTGttcaatttgaaattttcacccAGCAGCACAAATCGATCCATCTCCGATACCGAACGGAGTACAGAAGGCAACGATTTTGTGTCGGCAGTTTGCTGGAGGAAGCAGAGCAACATCATAATCGCCGGAAATAGTGAAGGCATTATTAAAATCCTCGAAATCGTGTAA